From one Simplicispira suum genomic stretch:
- a CDS encoding cryptochrome/photolyase family protein: MPAPFSRGLVWFRRDLRAHDHPALHHALRECSEVHCVFVFDEDILSRLPRADRRVLFIHESLLELDQALRTLAQDAHVGLIVLHASARTAVPELAHRLGAQAVYAGRDDEPGALERDAYVRTALAQHGRELRLFKDHTVFERSELLTQAASPYTVFTPYKKAWLREIDGYFLASYAVAGGQGNLAPCPPWAQEGVPSLAAIGFGPSAELALKVPSGTSGGQVLWQDFTARIDTYDRARDFPAVKGPSYLGVHLRFGTLSIRELARDAYKRMRAGSQGAATWLSELIWRDFYLQLMAHFPHAMERSFKPAYDAIAWETGAQAEALWVAWCTGRTGFPLVDAAMEQLHQTGYMHNRLRMVVASFLVKDLGLDWRRGEAHFAEWLNDYELASNNGGWQWASSSGCDAQPWFRIFNPVTQSLKFDPQGRFLRRYLPQLAALSEKHIHAPWAAPADALQAAGVVLGENYPLPIVDHAQARERTLARYAVVKEQASDAC, encoded by the coding sequence ATGCCTGCTCCCTTTTCCCGCGGACTGGTGTGGTTCCGGCGCGATCTGCGCGCGCATGACCACCCTGCCCTGCACCATGCCCTGCGCGAGTGCTCAGAGGTGCATTGCGTTTTTGTGTTTGACGAAGACATCCTCTCACGCCTGCCGCGCGCCGACCGGCGCGTTCTCTTCATCCATGAAAGCCTGCTTGAACTCGATCAAGCCTTGCGCACCCTGGCACAGGATGCCCATGTCGGATTGATCGTGCTGCACGCCAGCGCGCGCACTGCCGTGCCTGAGCTGGCCCATAGGCTCGGCGCGCAGGCGGTATACGCCGGCCGGGACGACGAGCCGGGGGCACTCGAGCGCGACGCATACGTACGCACCGCCCTGGCGCAACACGGGCGTGAACTGCGACTCTTCAAGGATCACACGGTGTTTGAGCGCTCCGAATTGCTGACGCAGGCGGCATCGCCGTATACGGTTTTCACGCCTTACAAAAAGGCATGGCTGCGCGAGATCGACGGGTACTTCTTGGCCTCCTACGCCGTAGCCGGTGGCCAGGGAAATCTTGCGCCCTGCCCTCCTTGGGCACAGGAAGGTGTGCCCAGTCTCGCTGCCATCGGCTTCGGACCCAGCGCAGAACTCGCCTTGAAGGTGCCGTCCGGCACCTCCGGCGGGCAAGTGCTATGGCAGGACTTCACCGCCCGAATTGACACTTATGACCGTGCTCGGGATTTTCCAGCCGTCAAAGGCCCGAGCTATCTTGGCGTTCATCTGCGCTTTGGCACCCTCTCGATCCGCGAACTGGCGCGCGACGCGTACAAGCGCATGCGGGCGGGCAGCCAGGGGGCCGCTACCTGGCTGTCAGAACTGATCTGGCGCGACTTCTACCTGCAGCTGATGGCGCACTTCCCCCACGCCATGGAGCGCAGTTTCAAGCCAGCCTACGACGCCATTGCCTGGGAGACTGGCGCGCAGGCCGAGGCTCTTTGGGTCGCTTGGTGCACTGGCCGGACTGGCTTTCCGTTGGTGGACGCCGCCATGGAGCAGCTCCATCAGACGGGCTACATGCACAACCGCCTGCGCATGGTGGTGGCCAGCTTCCTGGTGAAAGACCTGGGGCTGGACTGGCGTCGCGGAGAGGCCCATTTCGCAGAATGGCTCAATGACTACGAACTCGCATCGAACAATGGCGGATGGCAATGGGCGAGTTCAAGCGGTTGTGACGCACAGCCCTGGTTTCGGATCTTCAACCCGGTAACCCAGAGTCTCAAGTTCGATCCGCAGGGGCGCTTTCTTCGCCGCTATCTGCCACAGCTTGCGGCTTTGAGCGAAAAGCACATCCACGCGCCGTGGGCTGCGCCTGCCGACGCCTTGCAGGCAGCGGGTGTGGTGCTTGGCGAGAACTATCCGCTGCCCATCGTAGACCACGCGCAGGCACGCGAACGCACCCTGGCCCGCTACGCGGTGGTGAAGGAACAGGCCAGCGACGCTTGTTAA
- a CDS encoding YqgE/AlgH family protein — MSADFAPMNLTNHFLIAMPGMQDASFARSVVYVCEHSERGALGLIINKPTDINLDGLFEKVELSLGRSDLQGAPVFLGGPVQTERGFVLHERVQLESDDEPAYASTMVIPGGLEMTTSKDVLEALATGAGPRRVLVTLGYSSWGEGQLESEMAENSWLSVGADLAVIFDTPVDSRYDSALGLLGLEAWRLAPGAGRA, encoded by the coding sequence ATGTCCGCCGATTTTGCGCCCATGAATTTAACGAACCACTTCCTGATTGCCATGCCTGGCATGCAGGACGCTTCGTTTGCGCGCAGCGTCGTCTATGTGTGCGAACACAGCGAGCGTGGCGCGCTCGGTCTGATCATCAACAAGCCCACCGACATCAACCTTGATGGCTTGTTTGAAAAGGTCGAACTGTCGCTCGGGCGCAGCGATCTGCAGGGCGCGCCGGTGTTTCTTGGCGGACCGGTGCAGACCGAGCGCGGTTTCGTCTTGCACGAACGGGTGCAGCTCGAATCCGACGACGAGCCCGCCTATGCGTCCACCATGGTGATTCCCGGCGGACTGGAGATGACGACCTCCAAGGACGTACTGGAGGCGCTCGCCACCGGCGCCGGCCCGCGCCGCGTGCTGGTGACGCTGGGCTACTCCTCCTGGGGCGAGGGGCAACTGGAATCGGAAATGGCCGAGAACAGCTGGCTCAGTGTCGGGGCCGATCTGGCCGTCATTTTTGATACCCCGGTGGACTCGCGCTACGACAGCGCCCTGGGTTTGCTGGGGCTCGAAGCCTGGCGACTCGCCCCTGGGGCCGGGCGCGCATGA
- the ruvX gene encoding Holliday junction resolvase RuvX — translation MTQGSARAEAPAVPLHCQSFLAFDFGLKRTGVAIGTRMLRSASPQPTLRAEGEARFAAVAERIREWQPDALVVGVPYHPDGASHENTRRAQRFARQLHGRFHLPVFEVDERYSTTEALSQGARDADAASACIILEQFLRTLP, via the coding sequence ATGACGCAGGGAAGCGCACGCGCAGAGGCGCCGGCGGTTCCCCTCCATTGCCAGAGTTTTCTGGCTTTTGATTTTGGTCTCAAGCGCACCGGGGTGGCCATCGGCACGCGGATGCTGCGCAGCGCCAGTCCACAGCCTACGCTGCGCGCCGAAGGCGAAGCCCGGTTTGCCGCAGTGGCCGAGCGCATTCGCGAATGGCAGCCCGACGCGCTGGTGGTTGGCGTGCCCTACCACCCAGACGGCGCGAGCCACGAGAACACGCGCCGTGCCCAGCGCTTTGCCCGGCAATTGCATGGGCGGTTTCACTTGCCGGTGTTTGAGGTGGACGAGCGCTACAGCACGACCGAAGCGCTGTCGCAAGGCGCGAGGGACGCCGACGCCGCATCGGCTTGCATCATTCTGGAGCAATTTTTGAGGACTCTTCCATGA
- the pyrR gene encoding bifunctional pyr operon transcriptional regulator/uracil phosphoribosyltransferase PyrR: MTTRSASDAPPGGPSLDAEALYLALVDGVRALRRSDTQLAGIASGGAWLAERLQRDLGLAGDAGILSSSMHRDDFAQRGLAASTQTRLPFDVNGADILLLDDVLYTGRTVRAVLNELYDYGRPARVRLAVLVDRGGRELPVQADFAAARVTLPPSQALALAQGEAGGFVFELREAEPC, encoded by the coding sequence ATGACCACCCGTTCTGCAAGCGACGCTCCGCCGGGCGGCCCGTCGCTCGATGCCGAGGCACTCTACCTGGCGCTTGTCGATGGCGTGCGGGCCCTTCGCCGCTCTGATACGCAACTGGCCGGTATTGCCTCGGGGGGCGCCTGGCTGGCCGAACGCCTGCAGCGCGATCTCGGCCTCGCAGGCGACGCCGGCATTCTCTCGTCGAGCATGCACCGCGACGACTTCGCCCAGCGCGGCTTGGCCGCCAGCACCCAGACGCGCCTGCCCTTCGATGTCAACGGAGCCGACATCCTGCTGCTGGACGATGTGCTGTACACCGGCCGCACCGTGCGCGCCGTGCTCAACGAGTTGTACGACTACGGAAGGCCGGCGCGGGTGCGGCTGGCCGTGCTGGTGGACCGGGGCGGGCGCGAACTGCCTGTGCAGGCGGACTTCGCCGCAGCACGCGTCACGCTGCCGCCATCACAGGCTCTGGCCCTGGCGCAAGGGGAAGCCGGCGGATTCGTATTCGAACTGCGGGAGGCCGAGCCGTGCTGA
- a CDS encoding dihydroorotase: MKILIQNGRVLDPASGFDQTCDVALAAGRIVGLGRAPVDFAPARRIDAAGCLVLPGLVDLAARLREPGHEHEGMLESEMAAAVAGGITSLVCPPDTDPVLDEPGLVEMLKFRAEKLHQARLFPLGALTRGLAGEVLTEMAELTESGCVGFGQAEVALASNQVLQRALQYAATFGYTVWLRPQDLSLGKGVAASGALATRLGLAGIPVAAETIAMHTIFELLRGTQARVHLCRISSAAGVELVRRAKQEGLAVTCDISANSLHLTENDIGFFDSRARLAPPLRQQRDRDALAAGLLDGTIDALVSDHNPVDEDAKTLPFAEAETGATGLELLLSLALKWSQDAGVPLARALGVVTCEPARVLGGALGTLSASVGKLVEGGVGDVCIVDPRAHWTVAPGTLCSQGKHTPFGGYELPGQVRLTLVGGQVAFERE, encoded by the coding sequence ATGAAGATACTTATCCAGAACGGCCGGGTGCTCGACCCCGCTAGTGGGTTCGACCAGACTTGCGACGTGGCCCTGGCGGCAGGGCGCATCGTCGGCCTAGGACGCGCGCCGGTCGACTTCGCGCCAGCGCGGCGCATTGACGCCGCCGGCTGCCTGGTGTTGCCGGGTCTGGTGGATCTCGCTGCCCGCCTGCGCGAGCCGGGGCACGAACACGAGGGCATGCTCGAATCCGAGATGGCGGCGGCCGTGGCGGGTGGCATTACCAGCCTGGTCTGCCCGCCCGATACCGACCCGGTGCTCGATGAGCCGGGCCTCGTCGAAATGCTCAAGTTCCGCGCTGAAAAACTGCACCAGGCGCGCCTGTTTCCGCTGGGCGCCCTGACCCGTGGCCTGGCCGGAGAGGTGTTGACCGAAATGGCCGAGCTGACCGAATCGGGCTGCGTGGGCTTCGGTCAGGCCGAGGTGGCGCTGGCAAGCAACCAGGTGCTGCAGCGCGCGCTGCAGTACGCCGCCACCTTTGGCTACACGGTCTGGCTGCGCCCACAGGATCTGAGCCTGGGCAAGGGCGTGGCGGCCAGTGGCGCTCTGGCCACCCGCCTGGGTCTGGCCGGGATTCCTGTAGCCGCAGAAACCATTGCCATGCACACCATCTTCGAGCTGCTGCGTGGCACGCAGGCGCGTGTGCACTTGTGCCGCATCAGCAGCGCGGCCGGCGTGGAACTGGTGCGCCGCGCCAAGCAAGAAGGCTTGGCCGTCACCTGCGACATCAGTGCCAACAGCTTGCACCTGACAGAAAACGACATCGGCTTCTTCGACAGCCGCGCGCGCCTCGCGCCACCCTTGCGCCAGCAGCGCGATCGCGACGCGCTGGCGGCGGGGCTCCTGGACGGCACCATCGATGCGCTGGTCTCGGACCACAACCCGGTGGACGAAGACGCCAAAACTTTGCCCTTTGCCGAGGCCGAGACCGGTGCCACGGGCCTGGAGCTGCTGCTCAGCCTGGCATTGAAATGGTCCCAGGATGCTGGCGTGCCGCTGGCGCGCGCACTCGGCGTGGTGACCTGCGAGCCGGCGCGGGTGCTCGGCGGGGCGCTTGGAACCTTGTCCGCCAGCGTTGGCAAGCTGGTGGAGGGTGGCGTGGGCGATGTGTGCATCGTCGATCCGCGGGCCCATTGGACGGTGGCGCCAGGCACGCTGTGCAGCCAGGGCAAGCACACTCCCTTTGGCGGCTACGAACTTCCCGGTCAGGTGCGCTTGACGCTGGTAGGCGGACAAGTCGCGTTCGAACGCGAGTGA